One window from the genome of Marinobacter sp. es.048 encodes:
- a CDS encoding YbcC family protein, with protein MLASSLNAITEATTDTPDWQAAVTDACARIAPSWPLDQMIAVNPFWEMRDLPFTRVASRMAALNGTCCQNQAALGGEGNGPAAAETASMPEHWQNLSAQLDRNRDTAHHVGWQDEVVHQISQFCGDYFQRLDAGDFKADAQDLYHSWLQMTRADRGIAIVMEEPSLPSQFQVLPDQHEKLITDALNALASQPDYAPDYAHALLLDINGWSSWAAYLRWQARLHGSEEGSEGDLLPGLLAIRLAWELAIWRHVQHVGGAIFADLKQRWLKQWDAWPEMLQTHEQSQTTGWRQQTEAEVVYQSQLAKKLLSRPEHLCSDDQPLKLQAAFCIDVRSEVFRRVLEAQNPAIRTLGFAGFFGLPISYRPKGTEFCRPQLPGLLAPALEVTEAESAGSFSRQSLANHSHWSQFSNAGPASFSFIESMGLAGLGRMVRKTFFGKSSDNPVDQLHKGQTEFEIRQNGTLLDAREKADLAGGILRAMTLTHQFAPTVLLVGHGSSTRNNPHAAGLDCGACGGQTGSVNVRVLAGILNDKDVRVALAEQGISIPSETQFVGALHNTTTDEVEFAGDVPKEIRNFLANAGTQARRERAIRLGIANENDVDSAIKKRSQDWSEVRPEWGLAGNASFIVAPRSATRHLDLGGRSFLHDYRWREDEGFNILELIMTAPMVVTHWINLQYFMSVTDNLHYGSGNKVLHNVVGGHLGVFEGNGGDLRIGLPLQSVHDGERWVHEPLRLSVYLAAPKEAIAEIAQKHKVVQELIDNDWLYLFQIDDEQTSIERFYQNQWQTVASQAGTPWQTGQ; from the coding sequence ATGTTAGCGTCGAGCCTTAATGCCATCACCGAAGCAACCACGGATACACCGGATTGGCAGGCAGCGGTTACCGATGCCTGCGCGCGAATCGCTCCCTCATGGCCACTGGATCAGATGATCGCCGTCAATCCGTTCTGGGAAATGCGGGACCTGCCATTCACCCGGGTCGCCTCACGGATGGCGGCACTCAATGGTACCTGCTGTCAGAACCAGGCCGCCCTTGGCGGCGAGGGCAATGGCCCGGCTGCTGCCGAGACCGCCAGCATGCCTGAGCACTGGCAGAATCTCAGCGCCCAACTGGATCGTAACCGCGATACCGCCCATCACGTGGGTTGGCAGGATGAGGTTGTGCACCAGATCAGCCAGTTTTGCGGCGACTACTTCCAGCGCCTGGATGCCGGAGATTTCAAAGCCGATGCCCAGGATCTGTATCACAGCTGGCTGCAGATGACCCGGGCTGACCGCGGCATTGCCATCGTTATGGAAGAACCGTCTCTGCCCTCTCAATTTCAGGTGTTACCGGATCAGCATGAAAAACTGATAACCGATGCCCTTAACGCCCTCGCATCGCAACCCGACTATGCTCCGGACTATGCCCATGCGCTCTTGCTGGATATCAACGGATGGTCATCCTGGGCCGCCTACTTGCGCTGGCAGGCGAGGTTGCATGGCAGTGAGGAAGGCAGCGAGGGAGATCTTCTGCCCGGCCTGCTGGCCATCCGGCTGGCCTGGGAGCTAGCCATCTGGCGACACGTGCAGCATGTTGGCGGTGCTATCTTCGCCGACCTGAAACAGCGCTGGCTCAAACAGTGGGACGCCTGGCCAGAGATGTTGCAGACCCATGAACAATCTCAAACCACAGGCTGGCGTCAGCAAACAGAAGCAGAGGTGGTCTATCAGTCACAGCTCGCCAAAAAACTTCTGTCCAGGCCTGAGCATCTGTGCTCGGACGATCAGCCGCTCAAGTTACAGGCGGCATTCTGCATTGATGTTCGCTCGGAGGTCTTCCGTCGCGTCCTGGAAGCCCAGAACCCCGCGATCCGGACTCTCGGATTTGCCGGATTCTTCGGGCTCCCGATTTCGTATCGCCCCAAAGGCACCGAATTTTGCCGGCCGCAATTACCCGGGTTGCTGGCACCAGCGCTCGAGGTCACAGAGGCCGAATCTGCCGGCAGTTTCAGCCGGCAATCGTTGGCCAACCACTCCCATTGGTCACAGTTTTCCAATGCCGGCCCGGCAAGTTTCAGCTTTATCGAGAGCATGGGCCTGGCAGGCCTGGGACGTATGGTCCGCAAAACCTTTTTTGGCAAGTCATCGGACAACCCGGTCGACCAACTCCACAAGGGGCAGACCGAATTCGAAATCCGTCAGAATGGCACCTTGCTGGACGCCAGGGAGAAAGCAGACTTGGCTGGGGGTATTCTAAGGGCCATGACCCTGACTCATCAGTTTGCTCCTACTGTACTGCTGGTCGGGCACGGCAGCAGTACCCGCAATAATCCCCATGCCGCAGGCCTCGACTGCGGCGCCTGCGGCGGACAGACCGGCTCGGTGAACGTTCGCGTACTCGCCGGCATCCTGAACGACAAGGACGTGCGCGTGGCCCTGGCTGAGCAGGGGATTTCGATTCCGTCCGAAACCCAATTCGTGGGAGCGCTGCACAACACAACCACCGACGAGGTCGAATTCGCAGGTGACGTTCCTAAGGAAATCCGGAACTTCCTGGCCAATGCCGGCACACAGGCACGTCGTGAACGCGCCATCCGTCTTGGTATCGCGAACGAGAATGACGTCGACAGCGCCATCAAAAAACGCAGCCAGGACTGGTCCGAAGTGCGCCCTGAATGGGGCCTTGCCGGCAACGCCAGCTTTATCGTGGCGCCTCGCTCGGCCACGCGACACCTGGACCTCGGCGGACGCAGCTTCCTCCACGACTACCGCTGGCGCGAGGATGAAGGCTTCAACATACTCGAACTGATCATGACCGCGCCTATGGTGGTCACCCACTGGATCAACCTGCAGTACTTCATGTCCGTCACTGACAACCTGCATTACGGCAGCGGCAACAAAGTCCTGCACAACGTGGTTGGCGGCCATCTTGGTGTTTTCGAAGGCAACGGCGGCGATTTGCGAATCGGTTTGCCGCTGCAGTCGGTACATGATGGCGAGCGCTGGGTTCACGAGCCCTTGCGCCTGAGCGTGTATTTGGCCGCACCGAAGGAAGCCATTGCCGAGATCGCTCAAAAACACAAGGTCGTGCAGGAGCTGATCGATAACGACTGGCTGTATCTGTTCCAGATAGACGACGAGCAGACCTCAATTGAGCGGTTTTACCAAAACCAGTGGCAAACCGTTGCCAGTCAGGCCGGCACGCCCTGGCAAACAGGGCAATAA
- the nei gene encoding endonuclease VIII — MPEGPEIRRMVDDIDKAVGGKTAQSVFFAFEHLKTFENALRGRRVERVEARSKAVLVFFEATDEDGPWCVYSHNQLYGKWRIGRPDAEPRTNRQLRFAIVGQKKAARLYSASDIQLVRPDELNEVPYLSRLGPDPLNQTVGIDQLLAVFVEKRFRGRNLGGLLLDQGFVAGIGNYLRSEILFEAGISPRARPRDLDADRRSRLAEAILTLVQRTYRLKGVTNPPERAERLKQEGWTFGQRRHMVFNRDGERCHDCASPLVKTLMASRRLYYCPVCQGVPA, encoded by the coding sequence ATGCCTGAGGGTCCCGAAATACGCCGCATGGTCGATGACATCGATAAGGCCGTGGGCGGCAAGACAGCGCAATCAGTGTTCTTTGCCTTTGAACACCTGAAAACTTTCGAAAACGCCCTTCGCGGACGCAGAGTGGAGCGAGTGGAAGCGCGTAGTAAAGCCGTCCTGGTGTTTTTCGAAGCCACTGACGAAGACGGGCCCTGGTGTGTGTACAGTCATAACCAGCTCTACGGAAAGTGGCGGATCGGAAGGCCTGATGCGGAGCCGAGGACCAATCGTCAGCTGCGGTTTGCGATTGTTGGTCAGAAGAAAGCTGCCCGGTTATACAGTGCGTCGGACATTCAACTGGTTCGGCCTGATGAACTGAACGAGGTTCCTTACCTCTCCCGGCTGGGACCGGATCCTCTCAATCAAACAGTTGGAATAGACCAGCTTTTAGCCGTGTTCGTAGAAAAGCGCTTCCGTGGCCGAAACCTGGGTGGTCTGCTTCTGGATCAGGGGTTCGTTGCCGGAATCGGTAATTACCTCCGCTCGGAAATCCTCTTTGAGGCGGGTATCTCACCGCGGGCACGACCCCGTGATCTGGATGCCGATCGGCGGTCGAGGTTAGCGGAGGCGATTCTGACTCTGGTGCAGCGAACCTATCGTTTAAAGGGCGTCACCAATCCTCCCGAGCGTGCAGAGCGGCTAAAACAGGAAGGATGGACGTTCGGACAGCGTCGGCACATGGTATTTAACCGCGATGGGGAACGCTGCCATGATTGCGCGTCACCCCTTGTTAAAACCCTGATGGCCAGCCGGCGGCTGTATTATTGCCCTGTTTGCCAGGGCGTGCCGGCCTGA
- a CDS encoding DUF4149 domain-containing protein, which translates to MMESVALLLTAALFGGMVLYSAGFAGFLFTVLPPDTAGASIRRAFPVFYLLVMGISLLAAIFVWRSDLCSAIWLAIIALSTLPTRQILMPAINRANDTGNKKRFGVLHGLSVLVTLAHIVISGWVLVRFLP; encoded by the coding sequence ATGATGGAATCGGTCGCACTTCTTCTCACCGCCGCCCTATTCGGCGGCATGGTGCTTTATTCCGCAGGTTTTGCCGGCTTTCTGTTTACAGTATTGCCGCCGGACACCGCTGGCGCGTCGATACGAAGAGCCTTCCCGGTGTTCTACTTGCTGGTAATGGGCATCTCGCTGCTGGCCGCCATCTTCGTCTGGCGGAGCGATCTATGCAGCGCCATCTGGCTGGCCATTATTGCACTCTCAACACTACCCACTCGCCAGATTCTGATGCCCGCCATCAATCGGGCGAATGACACCGGCAATAAAAAACGGTTCGGCGTATTGCACGGTTTATCCGTACTTGTAACCCTGGCTCACATTGTCATCAGTGGCTGGGTACTGGTCCGTTTTCTGCCATGA
- a CDS encoding globin, translating to MNKTDLVFQSYGRCCNQDAFFVDFYDSFMASSSIIKDRFANTDMGAQRHLLRNGIMQLILHARGMSDRKLRALGESHNRSHYNIKPEWYPLWLDSLMKTVRLHDPEYTPELDSAWREVLTPGIDLIRGAY from the coding sequence ATGAATAAAACGGACCTCGTTTTTCAGAGCTACGGACGCTGCTGTAACCAAGACGCTTTCTTCGTCGACTTCTATGACTCCTTCATGGCCAGTTCGAGCATTATCAAGGATCGGTTCGCGAATACGGATATGGGCGCGCAACGTCACCTCCTGCGCAACGGCATCATGCAGTTAATCCTTCACGCTCGCGGCATGTCGGACCGCAAGCTGAGAGCGCTTGGCGAGAGCCATAACCGCTCGCATTACAACATCAAGCCCGAGTGGTATCCCCTATGGCTGGATTCGCTCATGAAAACCGTCCGCCTTCATGATCCGGAGTACACCCCTGAACTGGATTCAGCGTGGCGGGAGGTTCTGACGCCGGGGATTGATCTTATCCGCGGGGCGTACTAA
- a CDS encoding AMP-dependent synthetase/ligase, producing the protein MTTPSIPDLTLTQMLRAHARERPDALALRQKDFGIWQAYSWQDYYRRARHFGLGLRAMGLEPGGHVAIISENRVEWVIGQMGIGLVQGICVGVYPTSPWNEVAYVLEHSDAEFVICEDQEQTDKVLEAWPDLPQLKHCIAIDMKGLRYYPEPPAAFEDIEARGREFETQHLNLVDELLDSQQMDDTALMIYTSGSTGRPKGAMISWHNLHSAAPGLIELLQADEHGSSLSYLPLCHVAEQAFTNIAPVYVGSTVSFGESLRTIQEDLREIAPTFFLGVPRIWEKLHSSIYIKIQETGRLRQALFNWAIRVCSPMAMKPRSEWNLKEKGLYSISYWLVLRALQNFIGLRRCTIALTGAAPISTGILEFFRTIGIPLVEVYGQTESTGVATAQLIDDVHLGTVGVAVSGVEVTLGEHNEIIMRGGSMFKGYYKNEEATASTLKDGWLHTGDVGEWRDGQLKIVDRLKDIMITAGGKNLSPTEIENTIKASPYIKECIVIGEARKYVSALIQIDFDTVAKWAEQERIAYTTFRSLTEQTRVNELIQAEVNRGNKQLPQVAQIKRFHLLTKELDHDDDEVTATMKVRRSNIYEKYTEVIESLYA; encoded by the coding sequence ATGACAACGCCTTCCATACCTGACCTCACGCTCACCCAGATGCTCCGGGCCCACGCCCGGGAGCGGCCGGACGCCCTTGCCCTTCGCCAGAAAGACTTCGGTATCTGGCAGGCCTATTCCTGGCAGGATTATTACCGGCGGGCGCGGCACTTTGGATTGGGGCTTCGTGCCATGGGGCTCGAACCAGGCGGCCACGTGGCCATTATCTCTGAAAACCGGGTGGAGTGGGTCATCGGCCAGATGGGCATCGGCCTGGTACAGGGCATCTGTGTCGGGGTTTATCCCACCAGTCCCTGGAACGAGGTGGCCTATGTTCTTGAGCACAGTGACGCGGAATTCGTGATCTGTGAAGATCAGGAGCAGACCGACAAGGTGCTGGAGGCCTGGCCAGATCTGCCCCAACTGAAACACTGCATTGCCATCGATATGAAGGGCCTGCGCTATTACCCGGAGCCGCCGGCTGCGTTCGAGGATATCGAGGCCAGGGGCCGGGAATTCGAAACGCAGCATCTCAACCTGGTGGATGAATTGCTGGACAGCCAGCAAATGGATGACACCGCCCTGATGATCTATACCTCCGGATCCACCGGCCGACCCAAGGGGGCCATGATCAGCTGGCACAACCTGCACTCCGCGGCGCCGGGGCTGATTGAGCTGTTGCAGGCCGACGAGCACGGCTCCAGCCTCTCCTACCTGCCACTATGCCATGTGGCCGAACAGGCCTTTACCAATATTGCTCCGGTCTATGTGGGCAGTACGGTCAGCTTCGGTGAGAGCCTGCGGACCATTCAGGAGGATTTGCGGGAAATTGCACCGACCTTCTTCCTGGGGGTGCCGAGGATTTGGGAGAAGTTGCACTCCTCCATTTACATCAAGATCCAGGAGACGGGTCGGTTGAGGCAGGCGTTGTTCAACTGGGCCATCCGTGTGTGTTCACCCATGGCCATGAAGCCACGCTCAGAATGGAATCTGAAGGAAAAAGGCCTTTACAGCATCAGCTACTGGCTCGTGTTGCGTGCCTTGCAGAATTTTATTGGCCTGCGCCGATGCACCATTGCCCTCACGGGGGCGGCTCCCATATCCACGGGCATTCTCGAATTTTTCCGGACCATTGGCATTCCCCTGGTGGAGGTCTACGGCCAGACGGAAAGCACCGGCGTTGCCACGGCGCAGCTGATTGATGATGTGCATCTGGGGACGGTGGGGGTAGCTGTGTCCGGGGTTGAGGTAACGCTTGGCGAGCACAACGAGATCATCATGCGCGGTGGCAGCATGTTCAAGGGGTATTACAAGAACGAAGAGGCCACGGCTTCAACTTTGAAGGATGGCTGGCTGCACACCGGCGACGTGGGTGAATGGCGGGATGGCCAGCTCAAGATCGTCGACCGTCTGAAAGACATCATGATCACCGCCGGCGGCAAGAATCTTTCACCAACGGAGATCGAAAACACCATCAAGGCCAGCCCCTATATCAAGGAATGCATTGTGATCGGTGAGGCCAGAAAATATGTGTCTGCGCTGATCCAGATTGATTTCGATACAGTAGCCAAGTGGGCAGAGCAGGAGCGGATTGCCTATACCACTTTCCGCAGCCTGACCGAGCAGACGCGGGTAAATGAACTGATTCAGGCGGAAGTGAACCGGGGTAACAAGCAGTTGCCCCAGGTGGCCCAGATCAAGCGTTTCCACCTGCTTACCAAGGAGCTTGACCACGATGACGATGAGGTAACGGCGACCATGAAAGTCCGCCGGAGCAATATCTACGAGAAGTATACGGAGGTGATCGAGTCGCTTTACGCCTGA
- a CDS encoding ABC transporter ATP-binding protein, translated as MEALLEIDNIEVVYNKSVQVLRGLSLRVPEGAIVALLGSNGAGKSTTLKSVSGLLTLEDGEVTAGEVRFRGKDVKGTPPEKLVRNGLFHVMEGRRVFEDLTVEENLIAATYALSGSKPSLSDSYELVYNYFPRLKERRKQLAGYLSGGEQQMLALGRALIAQPDLIMLDEPSLGLAPLLVEEIFTIVARINREQGTAILLVEQNAAVSLAIASYGYIMENGKVVIDGPADKLTANEDVQEFYLGVGGKEGEVRSYRDIKHYKRRKRWLS; from the coding sequence ATGGAAGCCTTACTGGAAATCGATAATATCGAGGTGGTCTACAACAAATCAGTGCAGGTCCTCCGGGGCCTGTCACTGCGAGTGCCGGAGGGTGCAATCGTGGCACTCCTCGGCTCCAATGGCGCCGGTAAATCGACCACGCTGAAAAGTGTCTCCGGCCTGCTGACCCTGGAAGATGGAGAAGTAACGGCCGGGGAAGTTCGCTTCAGGGGTAAGGATGTGAAGGGTACACCCCCTGAAAAACTGGTGCGCAACGGGCTATTCCACGTGATGGAAGGGCGGCGGGTGTTTGAAGATCTCACGGTGGAGGAAAATCTGATTGCTGCTACCTATGCACTCAGCGGCAGCAAGCCATCGCTGAGTGACAGCTATGAGCTGGTCTATAACTACTTTCCACGCCTGAAGGAACGCCGTAAGCAGCTGGCCGGCTACCTCTCCGGCGGCGAGCAGCAGATGCTTGCCCTGGGACGGGCGTTAATCGCCCAGCCGGACCTGATCATGCTGGATGAGCCCTCCCTCGGCCTGGCGCCGCTGCTGGTGGAAGAGATCTTTACCATCGTGGCCAGAATCAACCGGGAACAGGGGACCGCCATTCTTCTGGTGGAACAGAACGCCGCAGTGTCACTGGCCATTGCGTCCTACGGTTACATCATGGAGAACGGCAAGGTCGTGATCGACGGCCCGGCGGACAAACTCACGGCCAATGAAGATGTTCAGGAATTCTATCTGGGTGTGGGGGGCAAGGAAGGGGAGGTCCGCAGTTATCGAGACATCAAGCACTACAAACGCCGTAAACGGTGGCTGTCATGA